TTTTGAGTACCAGGTGTTAAAATAAGTCTTACATGTCGTGCAACTTTTTTACCTTTTAAGATTTCAGCAGCAACCTTAAAATCACTTAATCTTCCATTTGTACAGCTTCCAATAAATACTTGATCAACTCTTATATTATCACTAACTGCTTGTGAAACACTGTGACCATTTGATGGTAAAAATGGATATGCAATTACAGGTTCAAGTTTTTCAACATCTATCTCTATCACTTGACAATAGTTTGCATCTTCATCGCTATAGTGAATTTTTGGCTCTGCTCTTAATCCATTATTATTTTTAGCAACTGTATCTAAAAACTCTTTTGTAATCTCATCATATGCAACAATTCCATTTTTAGCACCTGCTTCAATAGCCATATTACATAAAGAGAATCTGTCATCCATGCTTAAATATTGGATTGTATCACCTGTGAACTCTAAAGCTTTATATAAAGCTCCATCAACACCTAAAATTCTAATAATTTCAAGTATTAAATCTTTTCCAGTTACATATTGTGATGGTTTTCCTTTGAATACAACTTTGATTGATTCAGGAACTTTAAACCAATTTCCACCTGTAATCATTCCAAAAGAGATATCTGTACTTCCCATTCCAGTACTAAATGCTCCTAAAGCACCATGAGTACATGTATGAGAATCTGCACCAATAATAACATCACCTGGAATAACTAAACCTTTTTCAGGTAAAAGTGCATGCTCAATTCCCATATCTTTTTCATCAAAAAAGTTTTTAAGATTGTGTTTATAAGCAAAATCTCTTGAAATTTTTGCTTGGTTTGCACTTGCAATATCTTTTGCTGGAATAAAGTGATCTAAAACTATTGCAAATCCATCTGGATTTGCAAGTTTTTCAAAGCCACCATCTTCGAAAGCTTTTATTGAAATTGGAGTTGTAATATCATTTCCAATTACCATATCTATTGGACTTCTTACAATCTCTCCAGCAAAAACTTTTTTTCCTACATGCTCACTGAATATCTTTTCTGTTATTGTTTGACCCATTTTTTTATCCTAACTATTCTTATTTTTCAAAATTTAGGTTAGATTATATCTAAAACTTTTTTAATATATTGTTTTAAATTTCTATATAAAACTATTTATAATATCCTCTATTCTAGCAGGTGGTCTTACTATAAAAGCCTTGTTTTCTCCAACTAAAATTGGTCTTTGTATTAAAATTGGATTTAGCAAAACTGCATCTATTAACTTATCTTCCTCTTTTATATTTTCTAGTTTTAAATCTTTGTAAATCTCTTCACTTGTTCGCACTAAATCAAAAATAGAGATATTTATTTTTTTCAAAAGCTCTTTTAGTTCCTTTTTTGATGGTGGATTTGCAAGATAATCTCTTACTGATATTTCAAAACCATTTTGATCTAAAAAATCTTTTACACTATTTGATTTTGAGCAAGAGATATTGTGCCATAACTCTAATTTTTGCATATAAATTCCTTGTTAATTAAAAAACAGTTGATATTATTTTAAAGATAGAAAATTTTAACTAAGGATAAAAACCCTCAGTTAAGATTTTAAGATATAAATTTATTAATTTAAAATTTCAGCAGGTGCGTAAACTTCACCCTTCATAATAATTCTTGCACTTCTGCTCATTGTAGCTTTATCAACAATATATTTTCCGTTTTCTTTTTTGATAACTGCTCCAACTTTTAGTGTTCCAGATGGATGACCAAACTCAACAGTAGTTTTCTCACCTCCACCAGCAGCTAAATTTACTAAAGTTCCTTCAATACAAGCTGCAACTCCAATAGCTACACTTGCTGTTCCCATCATAGCATGGTGAAGTTTTTGCATAGATAAAGCACGTACGTGTAAATCAATTTCGCTAGCTTTTACCTCTTTTCCACTTGAAGTTGTAAAATCACTTTTTGGAGCAACAAATGCAATTTTTGGAGTATGTTGTCTAGTTTCTGCTTCTTTTAAATCACTTATAAGACCCATTTTTAAAGCACCATAACTTCTTATTTTTTCAAATCTAGCTAAGGCTTGGGCATCACTATTAATATCAGCTTGAAGTTCTGTTCCTTTATATCCTATATCAGCAGCATTTAAAAATATTGTAGGAATTCCTGCTGTTATCATAGTTGCTTTAAATGTTCCAATTCCAGGAACTTCTAAATCATCTACTAAATTCCCAGTAGGAAATAATTCTTCACTTGGATCAACTGGTTCTGCAAATTCTAATAAAATCTCTTGGGCAGGGAAAGCAACACCATCAATATAGTAATCTCCCATCTCTTTTACTTGTCCATCAACCATTGTTACATAACAAAGAATTGTTTTTTTGATATTTGCTTGCCAAATTCTTACACAACAAACACCATTTTGTGGCACATTATCAACAAGTCCTTCATGAATAGCAAAAGGTCCAACTGCTGAACTTAAATTTCCACAATTTCCACTCCAATCCATAAAATCTTTGTCAATTGCAACTTGACCAAAATAGTAATCAACATCGTGGTTTGGTACAGTTGATTTTCCAACTAAAATTGCTTTAGAAGTACTTGAAGTTGCTCCTCCCATACCATCCATTTGTTGTTTATAAATATCAGGGCTTCCAACTATTCTTTGAAGAAGTTTATCTCTTTTTACTTTATCTTCTTGTGCCTCTTTTGGAAGATCTGCTATATTAAAAAATGTTCCTTTTGAAGTTCCACCTCTCATATATGTTGCTTTTACTCTTATTTGTGGTCTATAACTACTCATATTTTCTCCTAAAATTTAAGCTTTTAAAACTTTTCAAAATGTATAAATTATATCACTTTAAAAAATTTTAAAATTTAGGAATAGGGCAAAGCCCCAATCCTAATTATTTATTTTCAGCAATAACATCTTTTGCGAATTTTTGTAAAATTCCACCAGCTTTGTAAACTTCAACTTCTGCAGAAGTATCTAATCTACAAGTTACTTTGAACTCTACTTTTTCACCATTTGCTCTAGTCATAGAAACTGTTAAATCACCTCTTGGTTCAATGTTTCCTAATATATCAAATGTCTCTGTTCCATCTATGTTGTAAGTGTGTCTTGTATCACCTTTTTTAAATTGTAGT
Above is a genomic segment from Aliarcobacter cryaerophilus containing:
- the leuC gene encoding 3-isopropylmalate dehydratase large subunit, producing MGQTITEKIFSEHVGKKVFAGEIVRSPIDMVIGNDITTPISIKAFEDGGFEKLANPDGFAIVLDHFIPAKDIASANQAKISRDFAYKHNLKNFFDEKDMGIEHALLPEKGLVIPGDVIIGADSHTCTHGALGAFSTGMGSTDISFGMITGGNWFKVPESIKVVFKGKPSQYVTGKDLILEIIRILGVDGALYKALEFTGDTIQYLSMDDRFSLCNMAIEAGAKNGIVAYDEITKEFLDTVAKNNNGLRAEPKIHYSDEDANYCQVIEIDVEKLEPVIAYPFLPSNGHSVSQAVSDNIRVDQVFIGSCTNGRLSDFKVAAEILKGKKVARHVRLILTPGTQKILRDATKLGYIDTLVDAGAVVSNPTCGACLGGYMGILGDGEVCISTTNRNFVGRMGSRSSKIYLANSAVAAASAISGYITDPRSL
- a CDS encoding ArsC/Spx/MgsR family protein, producing the protein MQKLELWHNISCSKSNSVKDFLDQNGFEISVRDYLANPPSKKELKELLKKINISIFDLVRTSEEIYKDLKLENIKEEDKLIDAVLLNPILIQRPILVGENKAFIVRPPARIEDIINSFI
- the prpF gene encoding 2-methylaconitate cis-trans isomerase PrpF gives rise to the protein MSSYRPQIRVKATYMRGGTSKGTFFNIADLPKEAQEDKVKRDKLLQRIVGSPDIYKQQMDGMGGATSSTSKAILVGKSTVPNHDVDYYFGQVAIDKDFMDWSGNCGNLSSAVGPFAIHEGLVDNVPQNGVCCVRIWQANIKKTILCYVTMVDGQVKEMGDYYIDGVAFPAQEILLEFAEPVDPSEELFPTGNLVDDLEVPGIGTFKATMITAGIPTIFLNAADIGYKGTELQADINSDAQALARFEKIRSYGALKMGLISDLKEAETRQHTPKIAFVAPKSDFTTSSGKEVKASEIDLHVRALSMQKLHHAMMGTASVAIGVAACIEGTLVNLAAGGGEKTTVEFGHPSGTLKVGAVIKKENGKYIVDKATMSRSARIIMKGEVYAPAEILN